The proteins below are encoded in one region of Phaseolus vulgaris cultivar G19833 chromosome 1, P. vulgaris v2.0, whole genome shotgun sequence:
- the LOC137815537 gene encoding filament-like plant protein 1, whose protein sequence is MAKDLPLIVSKAVKDSLKKLQEENLELKESNLITRAEAEKLSCNLLMTELEHSRLEDAMDAELRSTRKEASDLRQKLHLEVQEKIDLESKLVPYRLKVADLEAAKKADATKMENLEKRSADREVLLGKVEKERDDAIAELAKAREEATKIVAELAQARDEGKKVAEDLARAREEIEELKKQTQELEQSTAQVLTAGFDAALEQVACQYPELDLSMVSICNEVVDGKIVPSED, encoded by the coding sequence atggcgaaGGATCTCCCCTTGATTGTATCGAAAGCCGTGAAGGACTCCCTCAAGaagctccaagaggagaacTTAGAGCTCAAGGAGTCAAATCTGATTACAAGGGCTGAGGCTGAAAAGCTCTCGTGCAACCTGCTGATGACTGAGCTCGAGCACTCAAGGCTGGAGGATGCCATGGACGCAGAGCTAAGAAGCacgcgcaaggaggcctccgacctgcgccagaaactgcacctcGAAGTCCAAGAGAAGATCGACTTGGAAAGCAAACTTGTCccttacaggctcaaggtggcggACTTGGAGGCTGCAAAGAAGGCGGATGCGACCAAGATGGAAAACCTTGAAAAaaggtcagcagatcgggaggtgCTCCTCGGGAAGGTTGAAAAGGAGAGGGACGATGCCATTGCTGAGCTCGCCAAAGCTCGAGAGGAGGCCACAAAGATTGTTGCAGAGTTGGCCCAGGCTcgggacgaaggcaaaaaggttgctgaagaccttgctcGAGCTCGTGAGGAAATcgaagagctgaagaaacaaacacaagagCTCGAGCAGAGCACTGCCCAAGTCCTCACCGCCGGGTTTGACGCCGCTCTGGAGCAAGTAGCATGTCAataccccgagctcgacctctccatggtgtcaatctgcaacgaggtggtggatgggaagatcgtacCCTCTGAAGACTAG
- the LOC137813594 gene encoding probable receptor-like protein kinase At5g18500, with translation MSSTLAAIFGGAAGAVALVGIAILIWFCLSRQRNVSRTSETGSSDPSQVGRHGAIELPRDTRRFEMEELSLATKSFSEKNLIGEGKFGEVYKGLLQDGMLVAIKKRRGLASQEFVDEVRYLSAIHHRNLVSLLGYCQENSLQFLIYEYVPNGSVSSHLYGAGQQSREKLEFKHRLSIAQGAAKGLAHLHSLSPRLVHKNFKTANVLVDENFISKVADAGLRNFLGKIDIAGSSSQAATDEIFLASEVREFRRFSEKSDAYSFGVFLLELLSGKEATGSPFPDSNQNLVEWVLSNEDRGMMSYTIDRTLESSCTPEGMEDYIMLMIRCIDPSSEKRPAMSYVEMELDRILEKEMNLTTIMGEGTPTVTLGSQLFKSTT, from the exons ATGTCAAGTACTCTTGCAGCAATATTTGGAGGAGCTGCAGGAGCCGTGGCATTGGTAGGGATTGCTATACTTATATGGTTTTGTTTGTCTCGCCAGAGGAATGTTTCTAGGACTTCAGAGACAGGGTCCTCTGATCCTTCTCAAG TGGGAAGACATGGTGCAATTGAGTTGCCTAGAGATACTAGGCGTTTTGAGATGGAAGAACTATCTCTGGCCACAAAAAGTTTCAGCGAAAAAAATTTGATTGGAGAAGGGAAATTTGGGGAGGTTTACAAGGGTTTACTTCAAGATGGGATGCTTGTAGCCATCAAAAAACGCCGTGGACTCGCTAGTCAGGAATTTGTGGATGAG GTACGTTATCTCTCAGCTATTCACCACCGGAATCTCGTCAGTCTTTTAGGCTACTGCCAGGAGAACAGTCTTCAGTTTCTTATATACGAATATGTGCCTAATGGAAGcgtctccagtcacttgtatg GCGCTGGTCAACAATCTCGAGAGAAGCTAGAATTCAAGCATAGACTTTCAATAGCTCAAGGTGCAGCTAAAG GTTTGGCTCATCTTCACTCTCTGAGTCCCCGTTTGGTGCATAAGAATTTCAAAACAGCTAATGTTCTTGTGGATGAAAACTTCATTTCTAAGGTGGCAGATGCCGGACTCCGCAATTTTTTGGGGAAAATTGACATTGCAGGCTCCTCTTCTCAAGCGGCAACAGATGAAATATTCCTTGCATCAGA GGTGAGAGAGTTCAGACGATTTTCTGAAAAGAGCGATGCATACAGCTTTGGGGTATTTTTGCTGGAATTGTTAAGTGGGAAAGAAGCAACAGGGTCACCATTTCCGGACTCTAATCAGAATTTGGTTGAATGG GTGCTAAGCAATGAAGACCGTGGCATGATGTCTTACACCATTGATCGGACATTGGAGAGTAGTTGTACACCTGAAGGAATGGAAGATTACATCATGCTCATGATCAGATGCATAGACCCTTCAAGTGAGAAAAGACCTGCCATGAGCTATGTGGAAATGGAACTTGATCGAATCCTAGAGAAGGAAATGAACCTGACAACAATCATGGGAGAAGGAACCCCAACTGTGACCCTTGGAAGCCAGTTATTCAAATCAACAACATGA